From the Cryptomeria japonica chromosome 2, Sugi_1.0, whole genome shotgun sequence genome, one window contains:
- the LOC131048519 gene encoding NADH dehydrogenase [ubiquinone] 1 beta subcomplex subunit 10-B has protein sequence MVFKGEVEFDEGPPDNFDPKNPYADPVAFFEYREYLVREKWIGIETAKILRDKVRWCYRKEGVNHLQNCREIVRQYLESTKGIGWGKDARPPYAHGTDTAKP, from the coding sequence ATGGTTTTCAAGGGCGAAGTTGAATTTGACGAAGGCCCACCTGACAATTTCGATCCAAAAAATCCATACGCAGATCCAGTGGCATTTTTTGAGTACAGAGAATACCTCGTGCGTGAGAAATGGATAGGCATTGAGACAGCCAAGATTCTGAGGGATAAAGTGAGATGGTGTTACAGGAAGGAAGGCGTCAATCATCTCCAGAATTGCAGAGAGATTGTTCGTCAATATCTCGAGTCCACCAAGGGCATCGGCTGGGGGAAAGACGCTCGCCCTCCTTATGCCCACGGCACCGATACTGCTAAACCCTGA